From the genome of Streptococcus lutetiensis, one region includes:
- a CDS encoding DUF3270 domain-containing protein gives MPTPLKQHKDLEEQEQHLQVDDTPKFYEFQEINHRSAKLKELMFFARIALFAISTVVVSFFLLVLNLAPIWAFLFASLISLAITSAVSSIIWSLRH, from the coding sequence ATGCCAACACCGTTAAAGCAACATAAAGACCTTGAAGAACAAGAACAACATCTTCAGGTAGATGATACCCCTAAATTTTACGAATTTCAGGAAATTAATCACAGAAGCGCTAAGCTCAAAGAACTCATGTTCTTTGCCCGTATTGCTTTATTTGCTATTTCCACTGTTGTGGTATCTTTCTTTTTACTTGTCTTGAACCTGGCTCCAATCTGGGCTTTCTTGTTTGCCTCTCTTATCAGCCTAGCCATTACGTCAGCTGTTTCAAGCATTATTTGGTCATTAAGACATTGA
- a CDS encoding YtxH domain-containing protein, with product MSKLLRNVIIGVASGAAAAYFISTEKGKELQKKASKAYQAYKENPSEYRQKAKDKATEYTDLAVDTFNDYKEKFESGELTTDEFLEVVKEKGQAAADYATEKVSELTSKVSDVVDDVTDKAGDVKEDVEAEVDDIIIDYTAKEDEAPSEEPKAEAEKSEADTKA from the coding sequence ATGAGTAAATTATTGAGAAATGTGATTATTGGTGTTGCCTCAGGTGCAGCTGCAGCTTATTTCATATCTACTGAAAAAGGTAAAGAATTACAGAAAAAAGCAAGTAAAGCATATCAAGCTTACAAAGAAAATCCTTCTGAATACCGTCAAAAAGCTAAAGATAAAGCAACAGAATACACTGACTTAGCAGTAGACACTTTTAACGATTACAAAGAAAAATTTGAATCAGGCGAATTAACAACTGATGAATTTCTTGAAGTCGTTAAAGAAAAAGGTCAAGCAGCAGCTGACTATGCGACTGAAAAAGTATCAGAATTAACGTCAAAAGTATCTGATGTCGTTGACGATGTTACTGATAAAGCAGGTGATGTCAAAGAAGATGTGGAAGCTGAAGTTGATGATATTATCATTGACTACACAGCAAAAGAAGATGAAGCACCTTCTGAAGAACCAAAAGCAGAAGCTGAAAAATCAGAAGCAGATACTAAAGCATAA